One genomic window of Fusarium fujikuroi IMI 58289 draft genome, chromosome FFUJ_chr01 includes the following:
- a CDS encoding probable ERD2-ER lumen protein-retaining receptor, translated as MPLNVFRVAADFSHLGSIFILLHKMVQLNSCSGISFKSQTLYMLVYITRYLDLFKTDSIYNFIFKIMFLGSQGYIIYLMTNAYKPTNDPNVDTFRVQYLLAGAAVLAIVFPYHYTISEILWAFSIWLESVAILPQLFMLQRTGEAETITTHYLFALGSYRALYIPNWIYRYFAETNHKVDTIAIVAGIVQTVLYSDFFYIYYTKVMKGKKFKLPV; from the exons ATGCCTTTGAACGTTTTCCGAGTCGCCG CGGATTTCTCGCATCTCGGATCCATTTTCATCTTGCTTCACAAGATGGTGCAGCTTAAC AGCTGCTCGGGTATCTCCTTCAAGTCGCAGACACTCTACATGCTTGTCTACATCACCCGCTATCTTG ATCTCTTCAAAACCGATAGCATCtacaacttcatcttcaagatcatgTTCCTTGGCTCCCAAGGTTACATCATCTACCTCATGACCAACGCCTACAAGCCTACCAACGATCCTAATGTCGACACCTTCCGAGTCCAGTACCTCCTCGCGGGAGCTGCTGTTCTCGCCATCGTCTTCCCCTATCACTACACCATCTCGGAAATTCTGTGGGCCTTCTCCATTTGGCTCGAGTCTGTGGCTATTCTCCCTCAACTCTTCATGCTTCAGCGCACCGGCGAGGCCGAGACCATCACCACCCACTATCTCTTCGCTCTCGGCAGCTACCGCGCTCTTTACATTCCCAACTGGATCTACCGATACTTCGCCGAGACTAACCACAAGGTCGACACCATCGCTATCGTTGCTGGTATCGTCCAGACGGTTCTGTACAGCGACTTCTTCTACATCTACTACACCAAGGTCatgaagggcaagaagttcaagctcCCCGTCTAA
- a CDS encoding related to transcription initiation factor TFIID, giving the protein MASDAPEKPEQTPPAPEVPADEAPAPAIPDPRLPTRKDVSLREFLNKMDDYAPIIPDAVTHYYMTKAGLPPPPQTDPRLARLLALATQKFIADIAADAYQYSRIRASSNTNNPMGSLGAAAGFPIPGQPTGQPGSKDQAKGAPLGIQRPGYGGGGQGGSQNRTVLTMEDLGMAVGEYGVNVKRSEFYR; this is encoded by the exons ATGGCTAGTGATGCGCCCGAAAAGCCAGAGCAGACCCCTCCTGCGCCTGAGGTACCAGCTGATGAAGCGCCCGCTCCAGCGATTCCCGATCCTCGATTACCAACTCGCAAGGATGTCTCGCTACGGGAGTTCCTGAACAAGATGGATGACTATGCGCCGATT ATTCCCGACGCAGTCACACACTACTACATGACCAAAGCCGGTCTTCCACCACCTCCCCAGACCGATCCACGCCTCGCGCGACTCCTCGCCCTAGCAACCCAGAAGTTCATCGCGGACATCGCAGCAGATGCATACCAGTACAGCAGAATCCGCGCATCATCCAACACCAATAATCCCATGGGGTCTCTTGGTGCAGCTGCCGGATTCCCTATTCCTGGTCAACCAACTGGCCAGCCCGGAAGCAAGGATCAAGCTAAGGGCGCACCGCTGGGTATTCAGCGACCGGGCTACGGAGGTGGTGGACAAGGCGGTAGCCAGAACAGGACTGTTCTCACCATGGAGGATCTTGGTATGGCTGTTGGAGAGTATGGTGTCAACGTCAAGCGTAGTGAGTTCTACCGCTGA
- a CDS encoding probable ribosomal protein S19, mitochondrial — MHATRVLLKRSVWKGPHLVPLPIVWPKSSSDKVPPVRTQARSATILPNFVGLKFEVHNGKDYHEVTITEDMVGHKLGEFSPTRKPNIWDKR; from the exons ATGCACGCGACACGGGTTCTTCTTAAGCGATCAGTGTGGAAGG GGCCGCACTTGGTACC CCTACCCATTGTATGGCCCAAGTCTTCCAGCGATAAGGTGCCTCCTGTGCGAACACAGGCTCGATCAGCCACGATTCTGCCCAACTTTGTCGGTCTCAAGTTCGAGGTGCACAATGGAAAGGATTACCATGAGGTGACCATTACAGAAGATATGGTTGGACACAAGCTTGGCGAGTTCTCACC AACACGAAAGCCAAATATTTGGGACAAGAGGTAG
- a CDS encoding probable cellulase precursor gives MFPVFLGSALHGSFLLASAGASLALAAPHTTRAKGKFLFTGSNESGGEFGEGNLPGTLNKDYIWPTTSSIDTLASTGMNTFRVGFRMERVTPSGITGAIDEAYFKGLQDTVNHITSKGHYAVIDPHNYGRFNGNIIKSSDFSVWWQKVAKRFANNKLVIFDTNNEYHDMDNSVVAALNQAAVDAIRKAGATSQYIFVEGNAYTGAWSWVSSGNGAAMKDLKDPQNKIIYEMHQYLDSDSSGTSENCVSSTIGAERLKAATQWLKANKKKGILGETAGGANAQCIAALKGELQHLLDNSDVWTGWLYWAAGPWWGDYMFSMEPTTGTAYKKVLPQIKQFIGA, from the exons ATGTTTCCTGTATTTCTTGGCTCTGCTCTGCATGGCTC ATTCCTTCTCGCAAGTGCTGGCGCTTCCCTTGCTCTGGCTGCTCCTCATACTACGAGGGCCAAGGGCAAGTTCCTCTTCACTGGTTCCAATGAGTCTGGTGGTGAGTTTGGTGAGGGTAACCTCCCTGGAACCCTCAACAAGGACTACATCTGGCCTACCACGAGCTCCATTGAT ACCCTCGCTAGCACTGGTATGAACACCTTCCGTGTCGGTTTCCGCATGGAGCGAGTGACTCCCAGTGGCATCACCGGTGCCATTGATGAGGCTTACTTCAAGGGTCTCCAGGACACTGTCAACCACATCACCAGCAA GGGTCACTATGCCGTCATTGACCCTCACAACTATGGCCGCTTCAACggcaacatcatcaagagctCAGACTTTAGCGTCTGGTGGCAAAAGGTAGCCAAGCGCTTCGCCAACAACAAGCTCGTCATCTTCGACACCAACAACGAGTACCACGACATGGATAATTCTGTCGTCGCTGCTCTCAACCAAGCCGCCGTCGACGCCATCCGCAAGGCCGGCGCAACCTCCCAGTACATCTTCGTTGAAGGCAACGCCTATACCGGAGCCTGGAGCTGGGTTTCCAGCGGCAACGGCGCTGCTAtgaaggatctcaaggacCCTCAGAACAAGATCATCTACGAGATGCATCAGTACCTCGATTCCGACTCATCTGGTACCTCTGAGAATTGTGTTAGCTCCACCATTGGTGCTGAGCGTCTCAAGGCTGCTACCCAGTGgctcaaggccaacaagaagaagggtatTCTTGGTGAGACTGCTGGCGGAGCTAATGCCCAGTGCATTGCTGCGCTTAAGGGCGAGTTGCAGCACTTGCTTGACAACTCTGATGTCTGGACTGGTTGGTTGTACTGGGCTGCTGGCCCTTGGTGGGGTGACTACATGTTCAGCATGGAGCCAACTACTGGTACTGCGTACAAGAAGGTTCTTCCTCAGATCAAGCAGTTTATCGGTGCTTAA
- a CDS encoding related to chaperone HLJ1: protein MPSATASGADTGGSARSRDHKQGNQGRSFTPDQEAAVIRIRRCEATAFYDILNLSSVKDTCTEAEIKKAYRKLSLLTHPDKNGHPHADEAFKMVSRAFGILGDKEKREKFDKFGTDPDSRFASAQANNPFFNQRAGGGGMGRGGPMFQDDLTPEEMFARFFGGGGFGGGGPFGAFDTGPQFVFNFGGGPGIRVHQFGGARPRTRPREAERGRQNEGNAFQTFLGLLPIILFFILPIITSFFSGESSTTSASGPRMVYDNPLHPYTEQRTTPNLNVNYYVNPDEVAQYSEKKLNKLDRTAEHQLLRHLKNECENELIYQRRLRDAAQGWFYQDPDKMALAQTYTMPSCERLQNLGVKV, encoded by the exons ATGCCCAGCGCAACGGCTTCCGGAGCTGATACGGGTGGCTCGGCTCGATCTCGCGATCATAAGCAGGGTAACCAAGGACGATCTTTCACCCCAGACCAAGAGGCAGCGGTCATTCGTATCCGAAGATGCGAGGCCACTGCGTTTTATGACATCCTAAATCTTTCGAGCGTCAAGGACACATGCACCGaggctgagatcaagaaggcttaTCGGAAGCTGTCGCTTCTGACCCATCCCGACAAGAATGGACACCCTCATGCGGACGAGGCCTTCAAGATGGTCAGCAGAGCTTTTGGAATTCTGGGCGataaagagaagagggaaaagtTTGATAAGTTTGGCACAGATCCTGATAGTCGATTCGCTAGCGCCCAGGCGAATAACCCTTTCTTCAACCAACGAGCCGGTGGTGGTGGAATGGGTAGAGGTGGCCCGATGTTCCAGGATGACTTGACTCCGGAGGAGATGTTTGCCCGTTTCTTTGGCGGAGGcggctttggtggtggtggtccATTCGGAG CCTTTGACACAGGTCCTCAGTTTGTTTTCAACTTTGGAGGAGGTCCTGGAATCAGGGTTCATCAGTTTGGCGGAGCGAGGCCGAGAACGCGACCCCGAGAAGCCGAGCGTGGTCGACAGAACGAAGGCAACGCCTTCCAAACGTTCCTGGGTCTACTGCCCATCATCTTGTTTTTCATCCTCCCCATCATCACATCATTCTTCTCAGGCgagtcttcaacaacatcggcATCAGGGCCTCGCATGGTCTACGACAATCCTCTGCACCCGTACACCGAGCAGCGCACGACACCGAATCTAAACGTCAACTACTATGTTAACCCCGACGAAGTTGCCCAATATTCCgaaaagaagctcaacaagctcgaCCGTACAGCTGAACATCAGCTCTTGAGACATCTCAAGAATGAGTGTGAGAACGAGCTGATATACCAACGGAGATTGAGGGATGCTGCTCAGGGCTGGTTCTACCAGGACCCTGACAAGATGGCACTTGCACAGACATACACAATGCCGTCTTGCGAGCGGCTGCAAAATCTTGGGGTGAAGGTTTAA